One Pseudobutyrivibrio xylanivorans genomic window, TATCTGTGCCTTCAAGGAGATACATAGCATCCTCCTCAAGACCTCTAAGCTTGATAATCTTAATCTTTGCATTAGCCTGAGACTTCTTTACTACAATATTTACAAGTGCCTCAGATTTATCCTTTGCGGCAAACTCCCAAGCTTTGTAAACCTCAGCCTGCTCCTCATTTACCAGTCGATAATAATCGCTCTTTTGGATAAGCCAGTAGTACTTGTTGAAGGTCTTAATCTGCTCCTTAACCTCAGCCTTTTCTTCTTCTGACATCTTTGTCACATCGAGCTCATAACCAAAGGTTCCTGACATTGCTACCACACCACGTGTCGCAAGTGGAGTGCTACGACCTGTCTGATGATTTGGTGAAGCAGAAACATGGCTCCCCACTGTGCTTACAGGATATCCAAAAGAAGTGCCCTCCTGAATCTCAAGACGCTCGATTGCATCTGTATCATCTGAACACCAAATCTGTGGGCAATAGTAAAGCATTCCCGCATCGAAACGTCCGCCACCGCCTGAGCATCCCTCAATCATAAGATTTGGGTATGCATTAAGAAGTCGCTCCAATAATGAATATGTTCCAAGAACAAATCTGTGTGAAACCTCTCCCTGTTTCTTGTTAGGAAGATTCTTTGAGTAAACATTTGTAATACTTCTATTGAAATCCCACTTGATGTATGAAATATTTGCATCATCCAAAATCTTGCTGATGCAGTTGAAAAGGTAATCCTCAACTTTTGGATTACTCATATCAAGCACCATCTGATTTCTAGCCATTGTAGGATGTCTGTCAGGGTCAACAAGTGCCCAGTCTGGATGCTCTCTGAAAAGATTTGAATCCTCGTTTATCATCTCTGGCTCAAACCAAAGACCAAACTTCATTCCAAGCTTTCCAATTTCATCTGAAAGTCTCTTGAGACCACCCTCAAGCTTCTTTTCGTTTACAAACCAGTCTCCAAGACCAGAATTATCATCATCTCGCTTGCCAAACCAACCGTCATCGAGAACCATCATTTCCACACCAAGCTCTGATGCAGTCTTTGCAATATCGATGATTTTCTCAGCTGTGAAATCAAAATAAGTTGCTTCCCAGTTATTAATAAGAACTGGACGCTTGATTTCCATATACTTTCTGTCACAAACATTCTCACGAATGATGTTGTGATAGATGTGGCTAAGCTGCTCCAAACCAGATGGAGTGTAAGCCATAATAGCCTCTGGTGTATCAAAAGCATCGCTAGCCTCAAGGCACCATGAGAAGTTCTCCTCATTAATTCCTGCAACGATTCTTGTTGAACCAGCCTGATCCTGCTCGATTTCAATCTTGTGATTGCCTGAGTACATCAGCATCATTCCGTAGCAATCGCCGTAGGTCTCTGTAGCCCCATGATCGCATAAAATCACAAATGGATTCTCGTGGTGAGAGCTCATTCCACGCTTTGAGCTAATAACCTTGATATCCTGTGTCAACTTGTTTCTGGACATCTGACGCTCCATGCAGTGGCGTCCAGCGAAATGAATCTCATCCCAGCTACCAAACTGTACATCAAGCATTGCCGATGCAGCCTTTTCAAGATGAATTTTCTTATCACTTACATTTACAAATCTTGTGTGTCTTGTGATAACATCCTTATCTGCAAAAACAGAATAGAAAAGCTGTGCCTCAAGACCGATGACCTTATCCTCCAATGTGATTACCAAAGTAGTTACGTCATCATCGTATGGTCTCACAGATGGAAGTCCTGGAATCTCTGGCTTGCCATCGATAATCTCATGGGATTTGTATCGAAGATCGCAGCTGCGGCTACCATTCTTTGCAACCACTCCCACTGAACTGATTCTATAATCACCAACTCCGCAACCTGAAAATTCCTGTGGAAGCACGTCGATAGAACGACCTCTGTTGTCTCTGTTCTCAAACAGATTGCCAGAAAATCCTCTGTCCACAGAAAGAATCTGATAGCTCATATCGGTGTCACATGTTGATCTGCCATAGTAATTGTGAATAACAAGTCCAATGTCATCCACCTTTATCTGATACTCGCTATTTGTGGTACTCAACCTAAAGAGTTTCCTTGATTCATCAAAAATAATTGCCATATTACCTTGCTCCTTATACTTACAAACTATATGTAAAAGTCATTTCAACATATATGCTTTCAATATACATTATTCTAATTTCAAAAACCACAAGTTTCGCTTTTATTTGACGAAAAGCTTTAAGCCATTTTTATCTTGCTAACCTCTTTTTCCGACTTTATAATTAGAGGGCACGAAATTTTTAATTCAGGAGAAGAGTAATGAATAAAAAAGAAGTAAACGAGATAAAAAGACGTTTTAAAAAAGATTCCTGCAACTTCGACAAGATGGTTGGCTGCTATGTTGATGCCAACAAGGAAATGGTGCTCACTTTTAAGGAGACATTCCTTAATCTTGAAGACGAGGAATTTCACAAATATTTAGAGATTGCAAACAAATCACTTTCTGGAACTATTGGAAATAATCTTCTTGAGCTTCCATTTGACCCAGAATCAGAAATCGAAGGCAGTGGTCACGACCTTCTTATGAGACTTCGTGAAACACGCCTTCAGGACGAGAAGCTTCTCATTGAGTACTACAACAGAATCATTGAATCTTATGATTTTGTTGGAAACTACCTGATTCTTCTCTATCATGACACCTACGATATTCCAATGAAGACTTCAGATGAGCTTACACTTGATGAATCAGAAGAAGTATATGATTACATCATCTGTGCCATCTGCCCTGTTGCTCTTTCAAAGCCAGGACTTGGCTACCGTGAGGCAGAGAATCGAATCGGTGCCCGTGACCGTGACTGGGTTGTTGGTCCTGTCGATACAGCCTTCACTTTCCCATGCTTCAGCGAGCGTACCACAGATCTTCACGCTTGCCTTGCTTACACTAAGAATACTAAGGAGCCTCATGTTGAGTTCTGGGAGAACTGTATTGGCTGCGGCACAAAGAAGACTTCTACTCAGAAGAAAAATGCTTTCAACAACATGCTTGATCAGGCTCTAGGTGAGGAAACAGATGAAACTATCGAGACAAAGCTTGATATCCAGCAGAATCTTTCAGATTTCATCACTGTTGAAAAAGAGCGCCTTGGCGAAGATGAGACAATTATTCTCGAGCCACAGGATGTTGCAAATATCCTTACAGACTCTGGTCTTTCAGATGTAAAGGTTGAAAAGATTCAGGCTAAGTTCGAGAACTACTTCGAGGAGCAGCTTCCACTTGCTGAGGAGATTCTCGATGAAAAAGCTCTTAAGAACAACGAGCTTCGCGTAGAGAAGAACGTACTCAAGGAACGCGTCGTTGACCTTACTAAGCAGCTCAAGGAAGCTACTGGCGTCACCGAAGATGGCAAGCCTGCAGATATCGTAGTTAAGGTTTCAGAAGACAAGGCTGCCACCGTGACCACTGCCTATGTGGATGGCAAAAAATGCGTCTGCGTACCAATCGAACCAGATGAAGTGCTGTTCTTGAATGGTGAACAGATATAAATTCAATTACAGAACCCTTGAAAATATTAAGATGCAAACGTTAAAGTAATGGTACATAAAAACCACCGTTATATATCGGAGACACAGACAGCTCAGAAGAAGTAAAGGCTATTACAGCTGATGGCTCTATTCTTAAGTGTGAAATCAATGACTAATTAAAACTTAATATGATATATAAGGACATAGCGCCCCTCGCGAGAGGGGCGCCTTTTTTCAGAAAAAACACATCACAAGTACATTCAATATATAATCATATAATTATTTTTCAACCTGCTTGAAAATAGGACTGTGGCAAGCCACAAATCAACTAACTATCGCAAAACAACGGTAACACGTGGATTCAAATTATGTCTTGCTAAAAAATCCCATCCTTTTTATCACAGACCTCCTCTTCAAACCGCATATATTCGATACTATGTGATAAATTTAAGCGAAATGAGTGGATATTTATCACAACATGCCCTTGTACGCCGCTTCTCTTCGTTTCTATTTGATAAAATTCTTTAGATTTGAACAAAATTTATAAATACATCAATGTGATTACAAGAATGCTACCACTCCCATTGATAAAATAAGCATTTCACAAGAAATATTTATCAATAACAATCGCTGAAACGCCCTCACTCCGTTCACATATTGATAAATCAAGTTGTGGCTGCACCTCATCAGTCAGCTTTACTGACAGCTTCTCCTCAAGGAGAAGCCTCTCATTTCAAACATTCGCCCATGAAAAAAGGACTGGCATCTGCCAGTCCCTTCCATAAATCATGTTATTCATAACGTAATGCATCAATCGGATTAAGCTTGGCAGCCTTGTTGGCTGGATAGTATCCGAAGAAGATTCCAATAGCCATTGAGAAGCAAACGGCAACTACGATGGCTGATACAGAAACTGATGCGTCGTAACCCATATAGGTTGCAGCGATGGAACCAATTCCCACGCCGAAGAGAATGCCAATAAGTCCTCCGATGATACAAATGACCACCGACTCAGTGATGAACTGAAGTCTGATGGAACCATTTGTAGCACCCAGTGCCTTTCTGGTACCAATTTCCTTTGTACGCTCGGTGATTGAAACAAGCATGATATTCATAACACCGATTCCACCAACAACAAGTGAAATACCTGCGATGATAGCAAGAGCAATCTCGATAGTTCCAATCATTGAAGTCATTGACTCAATCATTGATGACATGCTGGTTACTGTTACCTCGTAGTCATCATTTCTAGAGTAAAACATTGTGTTGAAGTATGTCTCTACTGTATCTGCAAAATCCTCAGAATCAGTTTCAATTGTGGTTACAAGAATGATGCTCTGGTAACCATCATTTGAGGTATGAAGCTGAGCACGCGCAGTATTGTAAGGAATGTACATTTCTGTGGTTGTGTCCTCTGTTGAAGAGCTTGTCCACTCACTTGCCTCGTACTCGTAAACACCTACGATATAGTAATTGTAATATTTTCCATTGATGCTGACCTCAATCTCTGAGCCAAGTGCTGCTGAGGTATCGCCGTCAAACATGTTGTTGACGAAGTAATCTGAAACGATGCAAACCTTCTGAGCATTGTCATAATCCTTGTCGATGAAGTTTCTACCTGACAACAGATTCAAATCTGTATATTCCATGTAATCCTTGTTATAGCCATTTATATTTACATAGGCATAAAGATTACCATCTGTAGCTGTACCACTACCTACTGAAGAAGAAAACAGTGTGTATTTTACATTGTCACCATACTCCTCCATGAAAGAATCAATCATCTCATCTGAAAGATAATCATCACTGTCCATGCTTCGCTGACTTCCTGGACCAAATCGAAGTCCAGAGAATGTAGTCTCCTCAGAATTACTCTTTGCTGAAACACCAACAGTCAGGTTGTTTGCACCCATCTCCTGCATCGAGGTGTTTACCATGACTGTTATGGAATTACCAACCGTCATGATTGCGATAACCGATGCAATACCAATGATGATTCCAAGCATTGTCAGCAGTGACCGCATGATATTGGATTTCAGTCCTGCCAATGCAACGAGGATATTTTCTGTGATTAACATGCCATATCCTCCTTTATCTTTTTCCAATTACCAGGCTGCTCGCCTGTGATTGTTCCATCCTTAAGTGTGATGATTCGCTCTGTCTCCTGTGAAAGCTCTGGCGAATGGGTAATGAGAACGATTGTCTTCCCCTGCTCCTCATGAAGCTTGTGGAAGATATCCATTATCAATCTACCGGTTGCCGAATCAAGAGCGCCAGTAGGCTCATCTGCAAGGATGATAGCTGGGTCATTTGCCATGGCCCTTGCAATAGCCACACGCTGTTTCTGACCTCCGGAAAGCTCATCAGGATTGTGATGCATTCTGTTGGTCATCTCCACCTGCTCCAAGAGCATTTTCGCTCTCTGATTTCGCTCTGCTCTTCCCATTCCTGCATACATCATAGGAAGCTCAACATTCTTAAGGGCGTTTGTTCTTGCTATCAGATTATAGGTCTGAAAAACAAAGCCAATTTTTTTATTTCTAAGAATAGATAATTCGTGATCCTTTGCTTTTTCGATGTCCACTCCATCAAGTGTATATTCACCGCTGGTAGGTCGGTCTAAGGCGCCAATGATGTTCATCAAGGTTGACTTACCCGAACCAGACTGACCAACGATTGAAACGAATTCTCCTTCACGGACTGTGAAATTCAATCCGTGAAGCACCTCAAATTCATTTGGTGTCCCAATGAAGAAGCTCTTGTGGATGTCACGAAGATCTAACATAATATCTCCTGCTGCCACAATTTCACCTCCTAAAATCCACCTGGGCCACCGCCTGGAGCTCCGCCACCGCTTGAACCACCACCTGGGGCGCCACCGCCCCCACCGAGGTTAAGCAGCGAACCGCCTCCCGGCATCTGTCCGTCATTTGATGTGCCGCTTGAAGCAGTTGCCTTCAGCTTTGTACCCTCTGAAATCTCGCTACTGATAATCTGAACATAGTAGTCACTCTCAAGACCAAGCTCAACAGTAACCTTTGTCTCCTCATCGTTGTCACCAACAACTGTTACGTAGCTGTTTCCATCCGAATCTGTCTCCACACAATCATAAGGAACGGCAAGTGCGTTCTCAACCGATTCAAGAATAACTGATGCCTTTGCTGTCATTCCAACACGAAGTCTGTCATCTGTTCCATCCAGAGTAATCTTCACCTCGTAGCTGGCTGAGCTTGATGATGAGTTCGATGTGCCCCCAGCATTGTTTGAATTACCTGAACTAGAAGAAGATGTTGTGGAATCCGATGTAACTGCCACGTATGTAACAGTTCCTGTAAATTCATCATCATCTGTTGCGTCAAACTTTACTACTGCTGAAAGACCTTCCTTGATTGATGCAATATCATACTCATCAACTGTTGCCTTTACTACAAATGAATCTGTATTTGATATCGTAAATACGGTATTACCCTGTGTATAGTTGTTTCCCTCTGAGACATTGATTGCTGTGATATAACCAGAGAAAGGTGCCACAACCTGTGTACCTGACTGGCTCTCTGTTATCTTGTCGTACTCCTCAGCCTTTGTGTAGCTTGAATCATACTCCTGCTGAAGCTCTGCTAATTCGATATTGTACTGAGCCTCTTCAATCTTGTCCTTATAGTCCTCAATCTCATCCTGCCAGCTCTCATAATCCTTCATGGTAAAGCCATAGAGAGACTGGATAACCTGGCTCTGCTCCTCGTATCTTTGCTTCTCATCTGAGTATGGATACTTCTGATAATTGTCATAAGCATCCTTTACATCCAGATAGTAAATCTCATACTTATCAAGCTTCTCCTGTAGCTCGGTAATCTTCTCGTTGTACTCCTCAATCTGCTTCTCATAATCACTGATGCTCTTAGCAGCTTTCTTATCAGAGATTTTGTATTTAGCATTTAACTGAGCAAGCTTTGTGTTGTAATCATCTGAATCAAATTCAACTACAACTGCACCTGCCTCAACATAATCACCAACCTCATAATTTACTGTTGCCACCTTTGTTCCTGTTGCAACTGTTGATGAAACACTTTGTGACTGGCCTGCCTGAAGTGTACCTGTAACGCTGACAGATGACTGTAAATCCATCACCTGAACATCTGTGGTAAGTGTACCAACTGCCTCCTGAGTGTCAGCCATCTTTTTCTTCATCAGGTAACCCCTACCAAAAAATGCACCTGCAGCAATAAGTGCGATAAGCACAAAGCATAATAGCGTGTGCCCCTTAATAAATCTACCAATAGCTTTAAAAAACCACTTTATTTTTCCTGGCTTTTTTTGCTCCTTGGACCTATCATTTGACATGCCGTTCCTCCAATTTCTTATTAAAAATTTATTCGACTAATAGAGGATATATGCTATAAAAACCCTTGTAAATGGACTTCACAAAACACTCAGAAAAGTTCAGAAACCCATCACATAACAAAATCCGCACTATTACGCTCTCAAGCCTGGGTATTGCACTTTTATGTAAGCTTCGCTTACTAGACCGCAAAAGTTGATTGCAAAGCAATCATCCTTTTGGGTTCATATGTCGCGAGATTGGCTCCTTGAGCAACACCCAGAGCTAGATAGCTACAGTGCTCATCTCAATATGATATTTTTCTGAGCTCATCTAGATACGAAAAATACCCCAAGAACTGAGTGTCCTTGGGGTATGAGAATAAAATGAAGAATATAAATTAGTTTATTTTGTTGCCTTCTTTTTGTTGTTCAAAATTTCGAAGACTACGGCGCCGAGAAGTACGACACCCTTTACAACCTTCTGCCAGTTAGCATCAATGCCCATGAGGGACATACCAAGGTTGATAACACCGATAAGTGTAGCACCTACGATCATTCCGAATACTGTACCAGAACCACCGTATGCACTAACGCCACCAACTACGCAAGCTGAAATAGCATCCATCTCGTAGTTTGTACCAGCTGTAGAGTTTGCAGCCTGGAAACGAGACATTGTAAGGAATGCAGAAACAACTGTAAGAACAGCCATGTTAAGGTAAGCAATGAACATGATTTTCTTGGTGTCGATACCAGAAAGTCTTGTTGCCTCCTTGTTACCACCGATTGTGTAGAAGTAACGTCCTACATCAGTCTTAGATGTAATGAAGCTGTAGATAAGCACGATAACTGCAACCCAGATGAGTGCGTATGGAATACCGCCAGCAAGTGAAAGCTTGTATGCGAAGAGCATGATTACGAAGCAGATAAGCACTGACTTAACGATAACCTTTGTCATGCTGTCAGCTGTGTAACCCTTCTTAAGCTTTGTTGCACGCTCTCTTACGAGAAGGAATACAACGATAATTGAAGCAATAAGTCCAGCAACAATACTTGTCATGTTGTACTGTACGCCGCCGATTCTTGGACCACCGAAGAGGTCATTCATCTTGCCCATGAAAAGTCCATTGAAGCTTTCTGGAAGTGGGCTGATGTTTGATGCGCCGTGCATCAATGCAATACCCCAACCTCTGAGAGCAAGGAAACCTGCAAGTGTTGCAATCCATGGTGGAATGTTGATGTACGCAATTACGTATCCAAGAACACAACCATAAACCACACCGATAAGAAGCATTACTAAAATACCAACTGGAGTAGAAGCTCCCTTATCAACCATGAGCTTTGCTCCAAGAACACCTACGAAGCATACGAATGAACCGCAGGAAAGATCGATGTTACCACCGGTCAACATACACATCAACATACCTGTTGCAAGAACATATACGTATGCGTTCTGTGTGATAAGCGCATTGAACTGACTTGGTAAAAGCATTGTGCCATTTGTTGTAATGTTAAAGAAGAGAACAACGAGGACCAGTACAATGAGCATTGTGTTTTCTTTTACTATTTTTAAAATCTTGTCTTTCACTTTTCGCTCCTCCCTTCCTACTTCTTCTCTCTCTTAGACATTACATCAAAGATTACCGCAGCGAGAAGTACAAGGCCTTTAACAACCTTCTGATAGTTGGCATCTACACCCATGATAGACATACCCTGGTTGATGACACCCATTAAAAGAGCACCAACGATTGCTCCGAATACAGAACCTGTTCCGCCGTATGCAGAAGCACCACCGATGAAGCAAGCACCGATAGCATCCATCTCATAGAACTGACCATATGTAGGCTGAGCTGATGCTGCACGGGCAACTGTAAGAATACCAGCGAGAGCTGTTAAGAATCCCATATTCGTATATGCGAAGAAGTAAACCTTCTTTGTGTTGATACCTGAAAGCTGTGTAGCCTTCTCATTTCCACCGACTGCATAAAGGTAACGACCCATTGTAGTCTTTGTGGTGAAGTAGTGATAAGCAAGTACTACAATCATAATCCAGATAAGTGATGATGGAATTCCCTTGTAGCCTGCAAGCTTATAGAAAAGATATAAAATAACAACTGATATAAGGACAAGCTTTGCATAGAATGCACCAGCGCTTGTTGTTGAATAGCCCTTTCTCTGTGCTGCAATTCTGTTTCTGAAATTGAGAATTACAAATACTGCAACAATGATGATTCCTGCAAGAAGACAGGTGATATTAAGTCCTGTTCCATGGAAGAAATCTGGAATGTAGCAATCAGCGCCGCCACCGAAAACGTTAAGGTATGTTGTGTTTGAAATTGAAACTGCATAACCGTTAAGAACTACGTTTGAAAGTCCACGGAAAGCATACATACCTGCAAGTGTTGCGATGAATGGTGGAACATTAATGTAAGCTACCCAGAATGCCTGCCATGCACCAACTGCAGTACCGCAAAGAAGCATAACCAGAACTGTAACCCAAACGTTTACGCCCTTGCTCATAAGCACTGCTCCGATACCACCGACGAAGCAAACTACTGAACCAACAGAAAGATCGATGTTACCACCTGTTAAAATACACATCAGCATACCAGTTCCAAGAACAAATACGTATGCGTTCTGTGAAAGTAAGTTATTGATATTCTGTGGTAAAAGGATTGTTCCACCTGTTCCCACATAGAATATTGCAATGATGATCACCAGGGCGATTACCATGGTGTATTTCTTTAAAGCATTTCCAATATTATTTGAAACCATGATTCCTCTCCCTTCTAATTCTTTAAGATGCAAGACATGATGCTTTCCTGTGAAGCCTCAGCACCTGACATTTCGCCAACCATCTTGCCCTCATTCATAACATAAATTCTATCTGACATTCCAAGTACCTCTGGAAGCTCTGAAGAAATCATGATAACTGATTTTCCAGCTGCTACAAGGTCATTGATGATGCAGTAAATCTCGTACTTAGCACCAACGTCGATACCACGTGTTGGCTCATCAAGAATAAGTACATCTGGATTTGCAAACATCCACTTTGCAAGAAGAACCTTCTGCTGATTTCCACCTGAAAGGTTACCAACATTCTGCTCTACTGATGGACACTTGGTCTTGAGCTTCTCTCTATATTCCTCCGCAACCTGATATTCCTTATCCTGATCAATAACATGTTTTGAGCAAAGCTCTGAAAGATTTGCAAGGGTTGTATTAATCTTGATTGGATTTGTGAGGACAAGTCCGTTACCCTTTCTATCTTCTGTAACGTAAGCAAGCTTGTGCTTAATAGCATCCTTAATATTCTTGAGTTGAACTTCCTCACCGTTAAGAACCAACTTTCCTGAGATATTTGTACCGTATGACTTTCCAAAGATTGACATTGCAAGCTCTGTACGTCCAGCACCCATAAGACCTGCGATACCAACAACCTCGCCCTTGCGAACGTTCATTGATACGCCATCAACAACCTTACGCTCAGCATACTGTGGATGGTAAACTGTCCAGTCCTGAACCTCCATAGCGATGTCACCGATTTTAACATCATGTCTCTTAGGAAAACGGTCTGTCATTTCACGGCCAACCATGCCCTTGATAATTCTATCCTCAGAGATATCATCAGTTGCCTTATCAAGTGTTTCAATTGTTGAACCATCACGGATAACAGTGATTTTGTCTGCTACGTAGGAAACTTCGTTAAGCTTGTGAGAGATGATGATAGATGTCATACCCTCTTTCTTGAACTTAAGAAGTAAATCAAGAAGTGCCTTTGAATCTGTCTCGTTAAGAGATGATGTAGGCTCATCTAAAATAAGTAATTTAGCGTGTTTAGCAAGTGCCTTTGCAATTTCTACAAGCTGCTGCTTACCAACACCGATATCTTTAATCAAAGTACGGCTGCTCTCTGTAAGACCTACCATACCAAGATATTTGTCAGCCTCTGCATATGTCTTATCCCAATCGATGGCTGCCTTAGAGCCCTGCTCGTTTCCAAGGAACATATTCTCACCAATTGACATGTAAGGAATAAGGGCTAATTCCTGATGAATAATAACAATTCCCTTTTCCTCTGAGTCCTTAATCTTCTGGAACTTACAAACCTCTCCATTGTAAACAATGTCGCCTGTGTAAGAGCCAAATGGATAAATACCACTTAAAACATTCATCAATGTAGATTTTCCAGCACCATTCTCACCTACAAGAGCGTGAATTTCACCTTCCTCTACCTTAAGATTAACGTTGTCAAGGGCCTTTACTCCTGGGAACTCTTTGGTGATGTTCACCATCTCAAGTAATGTTTTTCCCACTTGTTTGTCCTCCCTATTTTTAATACTTACTTAATGGATAAATATCTTTATCCTCTTCAAATCATTCTCTTATGTGTCTTCTCTTAGAAATAGGGCAGGTTTCCCTGCCCTACAAAAAGCATTTCAAAACTTTAAATTATTTAAGCTGATCCTCTGTGTAGTAACCAGAATCGATAAGGATTTCCTTGTAGTTGTTTGCATCAGCGAATACAGGATCGCAAAGGAATGAAGGAACAACGCCCTTACCATTGTCGTATGTCTCTGTATCGTTAACATCAACTGTCTCACCGCTAAGAATCTGACCTACCATCTTAACTACCTGTGAAGCAAGTGTACGTGTATCCTTGAATACTGACATAGACTGCTTTCCAGCGATCATGTTCTTTGTGTTCTCGATATCGCAATCCTGACCAGTTACGATTGGATACTCACCGTTGTAGTTTGCTGCAAGAGCGTTCTCAACACCAAGTGCTGTAGAGTCGTTTGAGCAGAGGCAGATGTCAAGGTTTGTGCCATCAGCATAGTATGTAGAAAGGATATTCTCCATACGTGACTGAGCTGTCTCTGTAGCCCACTGTGCTGTAGCTACGTCAGAGAACTCTGTCTGACCAGACTTAACTTCGATTGTGCCGTTCTCAATGTATGGCTTAAGAAGGTCCATAGCACCATTGTAGAAGAAGCCAGCGTTGTTGTCGCCTGGGTCACCAGCTGTGATTTCCATTGTGAATTTCTTGTCTGTGTTCTCAAGGTCGAGCTGATCGATGATGTACTGGCCCTGAACCTGACCTACCTTGTAGTTATCAAATGTTGCATAGTATGAAACAGCATCTGTGTTCATGATAAGACGATCATAAGCGATAACTGGGATGTTCTTCTCAGCTGCAAGGTCCATAGCTGAACCAAGTGAAGAAGCCTCGATAGCTGCAACTACGAGTACGTTACATCCTGAGTTGATCATGTTCTCAATCTGAGATACCTGTGTAGCTGTGTCGTTTGATGCATACTGAAGATCTACTTCGTATCCAGCAGCCTCAAGCTCCTTCTGCATGTTGGCACCATCCTGGTTCCATCTCTGAAGGTCCTTAGTAGGCATTGCTACACCAACCTTTGTGCCGCCTGCTGTGCCAGCGTCAGATGTTGTCTCTGTTGCTGCACCAGTATCAGCTGCTCCTGTGTCTGTTGTCTCTGTGCTTGTTCCGCAACCTACAAACATTGAAGCTGCCATAGCACCTGCTAATACTACACTTAAAACTTTCTTTTTCATTTCTAGAAAAACCTCCCTTTCTTCTAGGTAAAATTATTTTTGAAAACTTAGTAGTTTTCCGTTCTGAAAATACTTTAACAAATAAAGGTCTTAAAATGGTTGTCACTTTCTTCACATTTTTGTCTAAAACGTATATACGTAAAAAATAGGACTAGCACATTTTTGTGCTAGTCCTATTTTTTAATTACAATAATTTGCTATACGGCTCGCCAGTTACAATCTCAAGCCTATGTGTCACTCCGTTCAGCAGAGGAATGCTTCACTTGAGTAACACATAGAGCTTGATATTTACTGGCTATCTGTAGTATCTACTGTATTTAAATATACGTCCTCACGAGTGTGGAAGCCTCCGTCGATTATTACCTGATCCATGTTGTCCTTTGTTACGGCAACTGGCTCAACAGCCACATAAGGGATTTGGTTTGTGCCGTCATTAATAACGCCCTCCACATCAAGCGTCTCGCCCTTTGCCAGCTCCACAGAAAGCTTTGCAGCCTCTTCAGCAAGTTTGCCAACTGGCTTATAAAC contains:
- a CDS encoding efflux RND transporter periplasmic adaptor subunit, whose amino-acid sequence is MSNDRSKEQKKPGKIKWFFKAIGRFIKGHTLLCFVLIALIAAGAFFGRGYLMKKKMADTQEAVGTLTTDVQVMDLQSSVSVTGTLQAGQSQSVSSTVATGTKVATVNYEVGDYVEAGAVVVEFDSDDYNTKLAQLNAKYKISDKKAAKSISDYEKQIEEYNEKITELQEKLDKYEIYYLDVKDAYDNYQKYPYSDEKQRYEEQSQVIQSLYGFTMKDYESWQDEIEDYKDKIEEAQYNIELAELQQEYDSSYTKAEEYDKITESQSGTQVVAPFSGYITAINVSEGNNYTQGNTVFTISNTDSFVVKATVDEYDIASIKEGLSAVVKFDATDDDEFTGTVTYVAVTSDSTTSSSSSGNSNNAGGTSNSSSSSASYEVKITLDGTDDRLRVGMTAKASVILESVENALAVPYDCVETDSDGNSYVTVVGDNDEETKVTVELGLESDYYVQIISSEISEGTKLKATASSGTSNDGQMPGGGSLLNLGGGGGAPGGGSSGGGAPGGGPGGF
- a CDS encoding ABC transporter permease subunit gives rise to the protein MKDKILKIVKENTMLIVLVLVVLFFNITTNGTMLLPSQFNALITQNAYVYVLATGMLMCMLTGGNIDLSCGSFVCFVGVLGAKLMVDKGASTPVGILVMLLIGVVYGCVLGYVIAYINIPPWIATLAGFLALRGWGIALMHGASNISPLPESFNGLFMGKMNDLFGGPRIGGVQYNMTSIVAGLIASIIVVFLLVRERATKLKKGYTADSMTKVIVKSVLICFVIMLFAYKLSLAGGIPYALIWVAVIVLIYSFITSKTDVGRYFYTIGGNKEATRLSGIDTKKIMFIAYLNMAVLTVVSAFLTMSRFQAANSTAGTNYEMDAISACVVGGVSAYGGSGTVFGMIVGATLIGVINLGMSLMGIDANWQKVVKGVVLLGAVVFEILNNKKKATK
- the mmsB gene encoding multiple monosaccharide ABC transporter permease; its protein translation is MVSNNIGNALKKYTMVIALVIIIAIFYVGTGGTILLPQNINNLLSQNAYVFVLGTGMLMCILTGGNIDLSVGSVVCFVGGIGAVLMSKGVNVWVTVLVMLLCGTAVGAWQAFWVAYINVPPFIATLAGMYAFRGLSNVVLNGYAVSISNTTYLNVFGGGADCYIPDFFHGTGLNITCLLAGIIIVAVFVILNFRNRIAAQRKGYSTTSAGAFYAKLVLISVVILYLFYKLAGYKGIPSSLIWIMIVVLAYHYFTTKTTMGRYLYAVGGNEKATQLSGINTKKVYFFAYTNMGFLTALAGILTVARAASAQPTYGQFYEMDAIGACFIGGASAYGGTGSVFGAIVGALLMGVINQGMSIMGVDANYQKVVKGLVLLAAVIFDVMSKREKK
- the mmsA gene encoding multiple monosaccharide ABC transporter ATP-binding protein, encoding MGKTLLEMVNITKEFPGVKALDNVNLKVEEGEIHALVGENGAGKSTLMNVLSGIYPFGSYTGDIVYNGEVCKFQKIKDSEEKGIVIIHQELALIPYMSIGENMFLGNEQGSKAAIDWDKTYAEADKYLGMVGLTESSRTLIKDIGVGKQQLVEIAKALAKHAKLLILDEPTSSLNETDSKALLDLLLKFKKEGMTSIIISHKLNEVSYVADKITVIRDGSTIETLDKATDDISEDRIIKGMVGREMTDRFPKRHDVKIGDIAMEVQDWTVYHPQYAERKVVDGVSMNVRKGEVVGIAGLMGAGRTELAMSIFGKSYGTNISGKLVLNGEEVQLKNIKDAIKHKLAYVTEDRKGNGLVLTNPIKINTTLANLSELCSKHVIDQDKEYQVAEEYREKLKTKCPSVEQNVGNLSGGNQQKVLLAKWMFANPDVLILDEPTRGIDVGAKYEIYCIINDLVAAGKSVIMISSELPEVLGMSDRIYVMNEGKMVGEMSGAEASQESIMSCILKN